ATTTCCGGGCGGAATGAGGCAGCAGCGACCAAACCGAACAGGAACGCCATGACCAAAAACGGCAAGGCGGAGGAAACGAAGAAGATCAAGATCGCGCTGCAGGGCGGCGGCTCGCACGGGGCTTTCTCCTGGGGTGTACTCGACCGGCTGCTGGAGGATGGCAGGCTCGACATTTCAGCCGTGTCCGGCACCAGCGCCGGCGCGATGAATGCGGTGGCGCTGGCCGATGGGTTTGTGCGCGCCGGTGTCGAGGGTGCACGGCAAAAGCTCGACGATTTCTGGCGCGCGGTGGCGGCCAAGGGCCGCTTCAGCCCGGTGCAGCGCATGCCCTGGGACGTCGCCTGGGGCAACTGGTCGATCGAGAACACCCCCGGCTATTTCTTCTTCGACACCATGTCCCGAGTGTTTTCGCCCTATGTCGCCAATCCGCTGGGCTTGAACCCGCTGCGTGACGTGGTCGAGCAGGAGATCGATTTCAAAAATGTGCACGCCTGCAACTCGATGGAGCTGTTCATTTCGGCGACCAATGTCGAGACCGGCCAGCTGCGCGTCTTTTCCGACGGCGAGATCGACCTCGACACGGTGATGGCCTCGGCCTGCCTGCCGCAATTGTTCCGCGCCGTCGAGATCAAGGGCGTGCCCTATTGGGATGGCGGCTATGGCGGCAATCCGGCGCTGTTTCCGTTCTTCAAGACGGCGGCGACGGAGGATGTGCTTTTGGTGCAGATCAATCCTGTGGTGCGCGAAGGCACGCCGAAAAGCGCCAACGAAATCCAGAACCGCATCGACGAGATCACCTTCAATGCCGGGCTGCTGAACGAATTCCGCTCGATCGCCTTCGTCAAGGAGCTGATCGCCGCCGGCCGGCTGCCGCGTGGCGAATACCGCGACATCCGCATGCACCGCATCGATGCCGACGAGGCGTTCAAGGATCTGTCGGCGTCATCCAAGGTCAACGCCGAATGGGCCTTCCTGAGCTATCTCAGAGATCTCGGCCGCATAGCGGCCAGCGACTGGCTGGAGCAGAATTACGACGCCGTCGGCAAGCGGCCGACGCTCGATCTTTCCGGCGAACTCGATGACGGCTTCAAACCGGTGCGCGGGCCGGCACCGGGACGGCGGGTGAAGGAATTCCTCGCCGCCCGCAAGAAGCCGGAGGCGGAACGCCGGCGGGCCTGAGTCCGCCCGGATCGATCAAGACGATCAGCGAAGTGTTCGGCAAATCGGAGTAGCGCCGATGACTTTCCGTCCCGGAACAACCGTTGCGTGTGACGGTATACAAAATCATACTGACGCCTGCTGCCATTCACTGAGTGGCTACGCAGGTCGCGCCCACATTTGAGCGTCAAAAACTAGTGCGGGCACAGGGGGATGTCAGTGCTCAAAACGCCTTGAAAACAAAGCGCCTCCAACATCCGTATGGTTCCGAGACTGTGGTTCCGCCGCCTGACGGGGCGCCGATAAAACCGTTTCCGTTAGCCACACTACGCCTGCCTTGCGCAATGCCCCTGCAACTTTTCGACTGTATTGCGATGCAACTTTGATGTAGAAGCGCGGCTTCGCCGTTCACGGCAAATTGAACACGGCCTGGCGCGCACCCATATCGGCGACGCGCCCGAGTTGGAAGACACGGTAGCTGTTAGACGACGGACACCCTGTTGGATAACGACTTGGCCGAACCCCGCAGTGGAAAAAAATGATGCCGAAGATCAGGTTTCACAAGCTTGCCGCTATTGTTGTGCTCATCGGCTTCGCGGCCTGGATGGGAACAGGCGCGTTCTCGTCCGTCGGCAGCGCCGCTGTCGAAGGTGCTGGCAAGGCAGGCGATCAGGCCAAGCCGGGCGATCAGGCCAAGGCGCCGGATGCAGCCAAGGCGGCCGAGGCCGAACCGAAGGCGCCGCTGCGCACCGTCGCTGTGGTGACGCCGCCGCGCAAGACCTATGCCCGCGCCATCCGCATTTCCGGGCTGACCGAGGCCGACAAGCGCGCCGTGCTGGCGACGCGTGTCGCCGGCGTCATCGAAAAGCTGCCGGTCAAGCAGGGCGATCACGTCAAGACCGGCGATCTGGTGCTGATGCTTGCGGCGGAAGAAAAGATCTCGATGGTCGACAATGCCAAGCAACTCGTCGTGCAGCGCCAGGCTGAACTCGACGCATCGCTGCGGCTCATGAAGACCGGCAATCTGCCCAAGCTGCAGCTCGACACGGCGCGTTCGAACCTGACCGCTGCGCAGTCGCAGCTGGAAACGGCGCAGGCCGAGCTCGACCGCAATCTGGTCAAGGCGCCCTTCGACGGCGTCATCGACCGGGTGCCGGTGGAGCTCGGCAGTTCCGTCATGCAGGGCGGCGAGGTGGCAACCATCCTCAAGCTCGATCCGGTGATTGCGCGCGGCGAAGTCAGCGAACGCGACCTCGGCTATCTCAAGCTCGGCGACAAGGCCACTGTCCGGCTGGTCAGCGGCCAGACCGTCGAAGGCACGGTGCGCTACATCAGCCGCGACGCCTCGTCGGCCACCCGAACCTTCCGCGTCGAGATCGCCGTGCCCAATGCCGATGGCTCCGTGCCGGCGGGCATGACGGCCGAGATTTCGCTCAGCGCGCAGCCGACCGATGCCGTCATGTTGCCGCGCTCCGTGGTGACGCTGGGCGACAAGGGAGACCTCGGCATCCGTGCCGTCGACAAGGACAACAAGGTGGTGTTCTTCCCGATCGACCTCGTTGACGACTCGCCGAAGGGCCTCGTGCTTGGCGGCATTCCCGCCGATGCCCGCGTCATCGTCGCCGGCCAGGAACTCGTCAAGGAAGGCGACGTCGTCAAGCCGGTCGAGGCCGACCAGGCGACCATCCAGAAACTGTTGGGCGAAGCGACAACGCAGTAGCGCCGGGTGGCCCCGGACGGGGGCAACCGGCCGCAATGCGCTCCTGAAATTTTGAGAACAGGCCATGGATATCGTCAAACTCGCGATCAACAATGCCCGGCTGACCATTGCGGTGCTGGTGTTCCTGCTGCTGGCGGGCTGGGTCGCCTATCAGTCGACGCCGAAGGAAGCGGAACCCGACGTTCCTACCCCTTATGTTTATATAAATGTCGCCTATCAAGGCATTGCGCCCGAAGACGCTGAAAGACTTCTGCTTAGGCCGCTGGAGGCAAAGCTTAAGAGTCTTAAGGGGTTAAAGGAGATGAAATCATCCGCCTATCAGGGCGGCGCCTTTGTCTTTCTTGAGTTTCTGCCGTCTATAAAAGTCGACACCGCGGTGACAGATACACGCTCGAAGGTTCAGGACGCGAAGGCTGACCTGCCCCAAGCGGCAGAAGAACCGGTTGTTACCGAGGTCAACATTTCCGAGTTTCCCGTCCTGGTCGTCACGCTGTCCGGCGATGTGCCCGAGCGTGTGCTTACGGCGGCGGCGCGCGAACTGCGCGACCGCATCGAGGAAGTACCGGGCGTTCTTGAGGGCACCATACAAGGCGCGCGCGACGATCTTGTCGAAGTCGTCATCGACCCGATGAAGCTGTCCTCCTACGGCCTGCAGCTCGACCAGTTGATCGGCGCGGTCGGCGCTTCCAACAGCCTGGTCGCCGCCGGCAATATCGAGGGTTCGGAAGGCAAATACGCGGTCAAGGTGCCGTCGCTGATCGAAACACCAGAGGATGTGGCGTCGCTGCCGGTGGTTGC
This region of Mesorhizobium sp. C432A genomic DNA includes:
- a CDS encoding patatin-like phospholipase family protein is translated as MTKNGKAEETKKIKIALQGGGSHGAFSWGVLDRLLEDGRLDISAVSGTSAGAMNAVALADGFVRAGVEGARQKLDDFWRAVAAKGRFSPVQRMPWDVAWGNWSIENTPGYFFFDTMSRVFSPYVANPLGLNPLRDVVEQEIDFKNVHACNSMELFISATNVETGQLRVFSDGEIDLDTVMASACLPQLFRAVEIKGVPYWDGGYGGNPALFPFFKTAATEDVLLVQINPVVREGTPKSANEIQNRIDEITFNAGLLNEFRSIAFVKELIAAGRLPRGEYRDIRMHRIDADEAFKDLSASSKVNAEWAFLSYLRDLGRIAASDWLEQNYDAVGKRPTLDLSGELDDGFKPVRGPAPGRRVKEFLAARKKPEAERRRA
- a CDS encoding efflux RND transporter periplasmic adaptor subunit, with protein sequence MPKIRFHKLAAIVVLIGFAAWMGTGAFSSVGSAAVEGAGKAGDQAKPGDQAKAPDAAKAAEAEPKAPLRTVAVVTPPRKTYARAIRISGLTEADKRAVLATRVAGVIEKLPVKQGDHVKTGDLVLMLAAEEKISMVDNAKQLVVQRQAELDASLRLMKTGNLPKLQLDTARSNLTAAQSQLETAQAELDRNLVKAPFDGVIDRVPVELGSSVMQGGEVATILKLDPVIARGEVSERDLGYLKLGDKATVRLVSGQTVEGTVRYISRDASSATRTFRVEIAVPNADGSVPAGMTAEISLSAQPTDAVMLPRSVVTLGDKGDLGIRAVDKDNKVVFFPIDLVDDSPKGLVLGGIPADARVIVAGQELVKEGDVVKPVEADQATIQKLLGEATTQ